In Nicotiana tabacum cultivar K326 chromosome 19, ASM71507v2, whole genome shotgun sequence, one DNA window encodes the following:
- the LOC107815844 gene encoding zinc finger CCCH domain-containing protein 5 isoform X2 produces MTEPISIEEDDQQVSELQQCGAAATICKNRKEKRKLTKKEKRKQKRKELAEKARQEEEAKLNDPKELRRIQLEEEKEKERLERERREFEERERIFLEELARKKAQEEEEGERRRAKDEEEKAKQSQVALENESDGDDEWEYVEDGPPEIIWQGNEIIVKRNKVKVKKKDPNHVIVKEDPNRPTSNPLPPQSEVFADYKNASSLSAQQLLENVALQTPNFGTEQDKAHCPFHLKTGACRFGSRCSRVHFYPDKSCTLLMKNMYAGPGLAWEQDEGLECTDEEVERSYEEFYEDVHTEFLKFGEIINFKVCRNSSSHLRGNVYVHYKDIDSAVLAYRSINGRYFAGKQITCEFVSVTKWKVAICGEFMKSKLKSCSRGTTCNFIHCFRNPGGDYEWADLDKPPPRYWLKKMAALFGYTDESVYDRRLELKNSEWTLNSYKMPTADSDRHRSVMSDSRDRRSRSRENRSSRIHYRDYDGHKRAHQERDGSIDRKRRKILDKKRYVEETGQHEEETNQHGKNRYHSSDSDGGLSEREREGVIRRSHSRRKRSRIHHNEKMGHRHCNGDSKRGVSHSDSDDDLPEKSRYRDAGSGNKGRGSRHWKEDQSTDSSDEWLSEIRDRNCHHKKTKRRSRSRRHDSAPSSPDRRDKRRASHDSNTTGDWTAAATDKRKPSSNKSVDSDRDYQYHHNEDIEERGRWEPDEGATATLSKSS; encoded by the exons ATGACGgaaccgatatcaatcgaagaagACGACCAGCAAGTATCGGAACTTCAACAGTGCGGTGCGGCGGCGACGATATGCAAAAATCGCAAGGAGAAACGGAAGTTGACGAAGAAGGAGAAGCGGAAGCAGAAAAGGAAGGAACTCGCCGAGAAGGCGCGCCAGGAAGAGGAGGCTAAGCTGAATGATCCGAAGGAGCTTCGCAGGATTCAGCTGGAGGAGGAGAAAGAGAAGGAGAGATTagagagagaaaggagagagttTGAGGAGAGAGAAAGAATCTTCCTCGAAGAACTGGCTCGAAAGAAAGCtcaagaggaagaagaaggagagcgAAGGAGAGCGAAAGATGAGGAAGAAAAGGCGAAACAAAGCCAG GTTGCTCTTGAGAATGAATCAGATGGAGATGACGAGTGGGAATATGTAGAAGATGGGCCTCCCGAAATTATATGGCAAGGAAATGAGATAATTGTGAAGAGGAATAAAGTGAAAGTAAAAAAGAAGGATCCCAATCATGTGATTGTTAAAGAG GATCCCAATAGGCCAACATCCAATCCACTGCCTCCACAATCTGAAGTATTTGCTGACTACAAGAATGCTTCATCTCTTTCAGCACAGCAGTTGTTGGAGAATGTTGCTCTACAAACTCCGAATTTTGGAACTGAGCAG GATAAAGCTCATTGTCCTTTCCACCTAAAAACTGGGGCTTGTAGATTTGGTTCACGCTGCAGTAGGGTTCATTTTTATCCTGATAAATCCTGCACACTGCTCATGAAGAACATGTACGCTGGACCTGGTCTTGCTTGGGAGCAGGATGAGGGGCTTGAG TGTACAGATGAGGAAGTTGAACGTAGTTATGAGGAATTCTATGAGGATGTTCACACAGAATTTTTGAAGTTTGGAGAAATTATAAATTTCAAG GTGTGTAGAAACAGTTCATCTCATTTGCGAGGGAATGTTTATGTACACTACAAAGATATAGATTCTGCGGTGCTTGCTTATCGTTCTATTAATGGCCGTTACTTTGCTGGCAAACAG ATTACATGCGAGTTTGTTAGTGTAACAAAATGGAAGGTTGCCATATGTGGGGAATTCATGAAATCGAAGCTTAAG TCATGCTCTCGTGGAACGACGTGCAACTTCATCCACTGTTTCCGCAATCCTGGTGGGGATTATGAATGGGCAGATTTGGATAAACCACCGCCGAGATACTGGTTAAAGAAGATGGCTGCTTTGTTTGGATACACTGATGAGTCTGTCTATGATAGACGGCTTGAACTGAAAAACTCAGAATGGACGTTGAATTCCTACAAGATGCCGACAGCTGATTCTGACAG GCATCGCTCTGTAATGTCGGATTCAAGGGATAGAAGGTCTCGGTCAAGGGAGAACAGAAGTTCTAGGATCCACTATAGGGATTATGATGGTCATAAGAGGGCACATCAAGAGAGAGACGGCAGTATTGATAGGAAACGGCGCAAAATTCTTGATAAGAAACGATACGTAGAGGAAACAGGACAACATGAAGAGGAAACAAATCAACATGGTAAAAATAGATATCATAGTAGTGACTCTGATGGGGGTTTatctgagagagagagagagggagttaTTAGGCGCAGTCACAGCAGAAGGAAAAGATCAAGAATCCACCATAATGAAAAAATGGGGCATCGACATTGTAATGGTGACAGCAAAAGAGGGGTTAGCCATTCTGACTCTGATGATGATTTGCCTGAAAAGAGTAGATATAGAGATGCAGGATCTGGAAACAAAGGGAGGGGCTCAAGACATTGGAAGGAAGATCAAAGTACAGATTCTAGTGATGAGTGGTTGAGTGAGATACGAGACAGAAATTGCCATCACAAGAAAACTAAAAGAAGAAGCAGGTCTAGGCGTCATGACAGTGCTCCATCATCACCCGATCGCCGGGATAAGAGAAGAGCAAGCCATGATAGTAATACTACTGGAGATTGGACTGCTGCTGCCACAGATAAAAGAAAGCCAAGTTCTAACAAGAGTGTCGATTCAGATAGGGATTACCAATATCATCATAATGAAGACATTGAGGAAAGAGGCCGATGGGAACCTGATGAAGGTGCTACTGCAACACTCTCTAAAAGTAGTTAA
- the LOC142173725 gene encoding uncharacterized protein LOC142173725: MPKNRKEYNDADRKAVEKNFRAKKILVCGTRPDEYNRISAHQFAKKIWEALQTAHEGTTQVKQSKIDMLTTEYELFRMKDDESIQDMHTRFTSIINELHSLGEIIPRNELVKKILSVLPSSWESKVNSITEAKDLQTLTMDELSDDDEDDDNDEVNFRDV, from the exons ATGCCAAAAAATAGGAAAGAATACAATGACGCGGACAGGAAAGCAGTGGAGAAAAACTTTCGTGCCAAGAAGATTTTGGTGTGTGGCACAAGACCTGATGAATACAACAGGATCTCAGCCCATCAATTCGCCAAGAAGATATGGGAAGCTTTACAAACAGCACATGAAGGAACCACTCAAGTAAAACAGTCAAAGATTGACATGCTCACCACTGAGTATGAGCTTTTTAGAATGAAGGATGATGAATCTATTCAAGACATGCACACACGATTCACGTctatcataaatgagttacactcgCTTGGTGAAATCATCCCAAGGAACGAGCTTGTGAAGAAAATTCTTAGCGTTCTGCCCAGCTCCTGGGAGAGCAAAGTGAATTCCATTACTGAAGCCAAGGATCTGCAAACACTGACTATGGACGAGCTG TCAgacgatgatgaagatgatgacaatgatgaggTAAACTTTAGGGATGTTTAG
- the LOC107766793 gene encoding DExH-box ATP-dependent RNA helicase DExH9-like — MGSFKRKSQELSNNEGNIIPPPSKQMKQNGLVDEAVACVHDVSYPEGYVPSASTSTLPQPDAKPAKEFPFTLDPFQSEAINCLNNGESVMVSAHTSAGKTVVALYAIAMCLKNNQRVVYTSPIKALSNQKYREFKEEFSDVGLMTGDVTIDPNASCLVMTTEIWRSMQYNGSNVIREVAWVIFDEVHYMRDRERGVVWEESIVMAPENSRFVFLSATVPNAKEFADWVAKVHQQPCHIVYTDYRPTPLQHYIFPSGGDGLYLVVDEKGKFREDSFQKALNALVPANEGDKKRENGKWQKGLVVGKSGEDSDIFKMVKMIIQRQYDPVICFSFSKRECEFLAMQMAKMDLNNDDEKANIETIFWSAMDILSDDDKKLPQVSNMLPLLKRGIGVHHSGLLPILKEVIEILFQEGFIKCLFATETFSIGLNMPAKTVVFTNVRKFDGDKFRWISSGEYIQMSGRAGRRGIDERGICILMVDEKLEPPTAKSMLKGSADALNSAFHLSYNMLLNQIRCKDADPKNLLRDSFYQFQADRAIPDLEKQAKILEEERDSIVIEEEDSLERYYSLLEQYKSLKRDVRNIVLSPKYCLPFLQPGRLVCIECTKVDDDVPTFSIKEEVTWGVIINFERVKGLSEDDANKKPEDANYTIDVLTRCIVQKDEVGRKTIKIVPLKNAGEPAVVSLPLSQIDSLSSVRLVIPKDLLPSEVRENTLKKVSEVLKRFSREGMPLLHPEDDMKVQSSTYRKASSKIEALESLFEEHKIATSPLIKEKLKVLHKKKELTGKIRSIKRAMRTSKALAFKDELKARKRVLRRLRYITSEDVLESKGNVACLISTADELTLTELMFNGTFEKIKVEELVSLLSCFVWQEKLQDTQKPREELELLFAQLQDTARRVAKVQLESKVQIDVENFVSSFRPDIMEAVYAWATRSKFYEIMEITQVFEGSLIRAIRRLEEVLQQLILAAQKVGDEEHEAKFKEAVAKIKRDIVFAASLYL; from the exons ATGGGTTCTTTTAAGAGGAAGTCGCAAGAATTGTCCAATAATGAGGGTAATATTATACCTCCTCCAAGTAAACAGATGAAACAAAATGGTTTAGTGGATGAGGCAGTTGCATGTGTGCATGATGTATCATATCCGGAAGGCTATGTTCCCtctgcttcaacttcaacttTGCCTCAACCAGACGCAAAACCTGCTAAGGAGTTCCCTTTTACCCTCGACCCTTTTCAATCCGAAGCTATCAATTGCCTTAATAATGGTGAATCCGTCATG GTATCAGCACACACGTCAGCTGGAAAGACAGTTGTCGCATTGTATGCGATTGCCATGTGTCTGAAGAATAACCAGCGAGTAGTATATACTTCACCAATTAAGGCTCTTAGTAATCAGAAGTATAGAGAATTCAAAGAGGAGTTTTCAGATGTGGGCTTGATGACCGGAGATGTCACGATTGATCCTAATGCTTCTTGCTTG GTAATGACTACAGAAATCTGGCGTAGTATGCAGTACAACGGATCAAATGTTATAAGGGAGGTGGCTTGGGTTATTTTTGATGAGGTACATTACATGCGTGACAGAGAAAGAGGCGTGGTTTGGGAGGAAAGTATTGTTATGGCCCCGGAAAATTCTCGTTTTGTGTTCCTCTCGGCCACGGTGCCGAATGCTAAAGAGTTTGCGGATTGGGTTGCAAAG GTCCATCAGCAACCATGTCACATTGTTTATACGGACTACAGACCCACACCACTTCAGCATTATATATTTCCTTCTGGTGGTGATGGATTATACTTAGTGGTTGATGAAAAAGGGAAGTTTCGTGAGGATAGTTTTCAGAAAGCTTTGAATGCTCTTGTTCCAGCCAATGAAGGGGATAAGAAAAGAGAGAATGGCAAGTGGCAGAAGGGTCTGGTTGTTGGCAAATCTGGTGAAGATAGTGACATATTCAAGATGGTTAAAATGATTATTCAGCGGCAATATGATCCTGTAATATGTTTCAGCTTCAGCAAAAGAGAATGTGAATTTCTAGCAATGCAG ATGGCTAAAATGGATCTTAataatgatgatgagaaggcgaATATTGAAACTATTTTTTGGAGTGCTATGGACATTTTATCGGATGATGATAAAAAGCTGCCGCAG GTTTCAAATATGCTTCCCCTATTGAAACGTGGAATTGGTGTGCATCATTCTGGTTTGCTTCCTATATTGAAAGAAGTGATTGAAATCCTGTTCCAAGAAGGATTCATCAAG TGTTTGTTTGCCACAGAGACCTTCAGTATAGGTCTGAACATGCCTGCAAAAACTGTTGTCTTCACAAATGTTCGCAAATTTGATGGAGACAAGTTTAGGTGGATATCCAGTGGTGAGTATATTCAGATGAGTGGTCGTGCTGGTCGTCGGGGGATTGATGAACGTGGGATCTGCATCCTTATGGTTGATGAGAAGCTTGAACCTCCTACAGCGAAATCCATGCTAAAAGGAAGTGCTGATGCATTAAACAG TGCCTTCCATTTAAGCTATAACATGCTTTTAAATCAAATACGGTGTAAAGATGCTGATCCTAAAAATCTTCTCCGGGACTCGTTCTATCAATTTCAAGCAGATCGTGCAATTCCTGATCTTGAG AAACAAGCAAAAATTCTTGAAGAGGAGAGAGACTCAATTGTGATTGAAGAAGAAGATAGCCTTGAGAGATACTATAGTCTTCTAGAACAATATAAGAGCTTAAAGAGGGATGTACGTAACATTGTTTTATCTCCAAAATATTGCTTGCCATTCTTGCAACCTGGTAGGCTTGTATGCATCGAGTGTACGAAGGTTGATGATGATGTTCCAACCTtctccatcaaagaagaggtcacatggggagtaataattaattttgaaagGGTGAAAGGTCTTTCTGAAG ATGACGCAAACAAAAAACCGGAGGATGCGAACTATACGATAGATGTACTTACGAGATGTATAGTGCAGAAGGATGAGGTTGGTAGAAAGACGATTAAAATTGTCCcgttgaagaatgctggggaacCAGCTGTTGTTTCTCTTCCTTTGTCCCAG ATTGATAGTTTGAGCAGTGTCCGTCTTGTGATACCAAAGGATCTTTTGCCTTCGGAAGTTCGAGAAAATACACTAAAGAAGGTTTCTGAAGTTCTCAAAAGATTTTCAAGAGAGGGCATGCCTCTCTTACACCCGGAAGATGACATGAAG GTTCAAAGTAGCACGTACAGGAAGGCTTCAAGTAAGATAGAAGCCTTGGAGAGTCTGTTTGAAGAGCACAAGATAGCAACGTCTCCCCTCATAAAAGAAAAGCTTAAGGTTTTGCATAAGAAGAAAGAACTTACTGGCAAAATCAGATCAATTAAGAGAGCAATGCGTACTTCAAAAGCCTTAGCATTCAAAGATGAACTTAAAGCAAGGAAAAGAGTTCTCAGGAGACTCAG ATACATCACAAGTGAGGATGTCCTGGAGTCTAAAGGGAATGTTGCCTGTTTAATCAGCACCGCAGATGAGTTGACCTTGACTGAATTGATGTTTAATGGGACCTTCGAGAAAATTAAAGTCGAGGAGCttgtctctcttctctcttgtttTGTGTGGCAAGAAAAGCTTCAGGATACTCAGAAGCCCAGGGAAGAGCTAGAGTTGCTCTTTGCGCAGTTACAAGATACAGCTCGAAGGGTTGCAAAAGTTCAGCTCGAGAGCAAG GTCCAAATAGACGTTGAGAACTTTGTGAGTTCATTCCGGCCTGATATCATGGAGGCTGTCTATGCGTGGGCTACAAGATCTAAGTTTTATGAGATAATGGAGATTACTCAGGTGTTTGAGGGCAGTTTAATCAGGGCTATCAGGAGACTGGAGGAAGTTCTTCAGCAGCTTATACTAGCTGCACAAAAGGTTGGGGATGAAGAGCATGAGGCAAAATTTAAAGAGGCTGTAGCCAAGATCAAGAGGGACATTGTCTTTGCAGCATCTCTGTATTTGTAG
- the LOC107815844 gene encoding zinc finger CCCH domain-containing protein 5 isoform X1 — protein MTEPISIEEDDQQVSELQQCGAAATICKNRKEKRKLTKKEKRKQKRKELAEKARQEEEAKLNDPKELRRIQLEEEKEKERLERERREFEERERIFLEELARKKAQEEEEGERRRAKDEEEKAKQSQVALENESDGDDEWEYVEDGPPEIIWQGNEIIVKRNKVKVKKKDPNHVIVKEDPNRPTSNPLPPQSEVFADYKNASSLSAQQLLENVALQTPNFGTEQDKAHCPFHLKTGACRFGSRCSRVHFYPDKSCTLLMKNMYAGPGLAWEQDEGLECTDEEVERSYEEFYEDVHTEFLKFGEIINFKVCRNSSSHLRGNVYVHYKDIDSAVLAYRSINGRYFAGKQITCEFVSVTKWKVAICGEFMKSKLKSCSRGTTCNFIHCFRNPGGDYEWADLDKPPPRYWLKKMAALFGYTDESVYDRRLELKNSEWTLNSYKMPTADSDRIDRHRSVMSDSRDRRSRSRENRSSRIHYRDYDGHKRAHQERDGSIDRKRRKILDKKRYVEETGQHEEETNQHGKNRYHSSDSDGGLSEREREGVIRRSHSRRKRSRIHHNEKMGHRHCNGDSKRGVSHSDSDDDLPEKSRYRDAGSGNKGRGSRHWKEDQSTDSSDEWLSEIRDRNCHHKKTKRRSRSRRHDSAPSSPDRRDKRRASHDSNTTGDWTAAATDKRKPSSNKSVDSDRDYQYHHNEDIEERGRWEPDEGATATLSKSS, from the exons ATGACGgaaccgatatcaatcgaagaagACGACCAGCAAGTATCGGAACTTCAACAGTGCGGTGCGGCGGCGACGATATGCAAAAATCGCAAGGAGAAACGGAAGTTGACGAAGAAGGAGAAGCGGAAGCAGAAAAGGAAGGAACTCGCCGAGAAGGCGCGCCAGGAAGAGGAGGCTAAGCTGAATGATCCGAAGGAGCTTCGCAGGATTCAGCTGGAGGAGGAGAAAGAGAAGGAGAGATTagagagagaaaggagagagttTGAGGAGAGAGAAAGAATCTTCCTCGAAGAACTGGCTCGAAAGAAAGCtcaagaggaagaagaaggagagcgAAGGAGAGCGAAAGATGAGGAAGAAAAGGCGAAACAAAGCCAG GTTGCTCTTGAGAATGAATCAGATGGAGATGACGAGTGGGAATATGTAGAAGATGGGCCTCCCGAAATTATATGGCAAGGAAATGAGATAATTGTGAAGAGGAATAAAGTGAAAGTAAAAAAGAAGGATCCCAATCATGTGATTGTTAAAGAG GATCCCAATAGGCCAACATCCAATCCACTGCCTCCACAATCTGAAGTATTTGCTGACTACAAGAATGCTTCATCTCTTTCAGCACAGCAGTTGTTGGAGAATGTTGCTCTACAAACTCCGAATTTTGGAACTGAGCAG GATAAAGCTCATTGTCCTTTCCACCTAAAAACTGGGGCTTGTAGATTTGGTTCACGCTGCAGTAGGGTTCATTTTTATCCTGATAAATCCTGCACACTGCTCATGAAGAACATGTACGCTGGACCTGGTCTTGCTTGGGAGCAGGATGAGGGGCTTGAG TGTACAGATGAGGAAGTTGAACGTAGTTATGAGGAATTCTATGAGGATGTTCACACAGAATTTTTGAAGTTTGGAGAAATTATAAATTTCAAG GTGTGTAGAAACAGTTCATCTCATTTGCGAGGGAATGTTTATGTACACTACAAAGATATAGATTCTGCGGTGCTTGCTTATCGTTCTATTAATGGCCGTTACTTTGCTGGCAAACAG ATTACATGCGAGTTTGTTAGTGTAACAAAATGGAAGGTTGCCATATGTGGGGAATTCATGAAATCGAAGCTTAAG TCATGCTCTCGTGGAACGACGTGCAACTTCATCCACTGTTTCCGCAATCCTGGTGGGGATTATGAATGGGCAGATTTGGATAAACCACCGCCGAGATACTGGTTAAAGAAGATGGCTGCTTTGTTTGGATACACTGATGAGTCTGTCTATGATAGACGGCTTGAACTGAAAAACTCAGAATGGACGTTGAATTCCTACAAGATGCCGACAGCTGATTCTGACAG AATTGACAGGCATCGCTCTGTAATGTCGGATTCAAGGGATAGAAGGTCTCGGTCAAGGGAGAACAGAAGTTCTAGGATCCACTATAGGGATTATGATGGTCATAAGAGGGCACATCAAGAGAGAGACGGCAGTATTGATAGGAAACGGCGCAAAATTCTTGATAAGAAACGATACGTAGAGGAAACAGGACAACATGAAGAGGAAACAAATCAACATGGTAAAAATAGATATCATAGTAGTGACTCTGATGGGGGTTTatctgagagagagagagagggagttaTTAGGCGCAGTCACAGCAGAAGGAAAAGATCAAGAATCCACCATAATGAAAAAATGGGGCATCGACATTGTAATGGTGACAGCAAAAGAGGGGTTAGCCATTCTGACTCTGATGATGATTTGCCTGAAAAGAGTAGATATAGAGATGCAGGATCTGGAAACAAAGGGAGGGGCTCAAGACATTGGAAGGAAGATCAAAGTACAGATTCTAGTGATGAGTGGTTGAGTGAGATACGAGACAGAAATTGCCATCACAAGAAAACTAAAAGAAGAAGCAGGTCTAGGCGTCATGACAGTGCTCCATCATCACCCGATCGCCGGGATAAGAGAAGAGCAAGCCATGATAGTAATACTACTGGAGATTGGACTGCTGCTGCCACAGATAAAAGAAAGCCAAGTTCTAACAAGAGTGTCGATTCAGATAGGGATTACCAATATCATCATAATGAAGACATTGAGGAAAGAGGCCGATGGGAACCTGATGAAGGTGCTACTGCAACACTCTCTAAAAGTAGTTAA
- the LOC107766794 gene encoding uncharacterized protein LOC107766794 yields MKLTKAMKKLKFWSRKKKKKRAPLLEQPPSPPPPLLPCYYQCPYNYSIQPSAPPLPPWFEYEQQQLHDSIFTTEQGSTSTSENLSQTHGTNSQHSYNVSEINQPKPTPSDNTLPQQYMVPNPVYGVPVTTEGRTERAGGAFGCVINFGAHLFRCFFPCFHVRELK; encoded by the coding sequence ATGAAGTTAACAAAAGCAATGAAGAAGCTCAAGTTCTGgtcaaggaagaagaagaaaaagagagctCCTCTTCTTGAACAACCACCATCACCGCCACCACCATTGCTCCCCTGCTATTATCAATGCCCGTATAATTACTCAATTCAGCCGTCAGCACCGCCCTTGCCACCTTGGTTCGAGTACGAGCAGCAGCAATTACATGACTCCATTTTCACAACAGAGCAAGGTTCAACTTCGACATCAGAAAATCTGAGCCAAACTCATGGTACTAATTCGCAGCACTCCTATAATGTTAGTGAGATCAATCAACCAAAGCCAACACCGTCGGATAATACTTTGCCTCAACAGTATATGGTTCCGAATCCAGTGTATGGTGTACCTGTGACAACAGAAGGCAGAACAGAGAGAGCTGGAGGAGCTTTTGGGTGTGTGATCAATTTTGGAGCTCATTTATTCAGGTGTTTCTTTCCCTGTTTTCATGTTCGAGAATTGAAGTAA